A region of the Corynebacterium endometrii genome:
TTGAGCTTCGCGGCCGCCTTCTCGATAAACTCCTCGGCCACGTCCTCATGCACTAGGACGCGGTTGGCCGCGGTGCACGCCTCGCCCATGTTGCGCATCTTCGCCGCCATCAAACCGTCCACCGCCTGGTCCAGGTCGGCGTCCTCGAATACAAGAAATGGCGCGTTGCCGCCAAGTTCCATCGAGGTGCGCAGCACGTTGTCCGCGGCCTGCTTCAGCAGGGTCTTGCCCACGGAGGTGGAGCCGGTGAAGGAGATCTTGCGCAGGCGGCTATCGGACATGACGGGACCGGAGATGGCGGACGCGGACTTTCCGGTCACCACGTTAAGCACCCCGGCGGGCAGTCCCGCATCCATCATCGTCTGGGCAAAATACTGCGCCGTCAACGGGGTCAGCTTCGCGGACTTGAGCACCATGGTGCACCCGGCAGCCACGGCGGGAGCCACCTTGCGGGTGGCCATCGCCAGAGGGAAGTTCCACGGGGTAATCAGTAGGCAGGGGCCCACGGGCTTGCGGCGGGTAATGATATTGGTGGTGCCGTCGGGCGAGCGGAAAGCGTTGCCGTACTGACGCGCGGTCTCCTCGGAGAACCACCGGAGATACTCCGCGCCATAATCCACCTCGCCCCGGGCCTCGGAAAGGGGCTTGCCCATCTCGAGGGTCATGAGCGCGGCGAACTCCTCGCGGCGCTCGGTAACCAATTCAAAGGCTCGGCGCAGGATTTCCGCGCGCTCGCGCGCTGGGGTTTTCGCCCACTTGGCCTGGACCCCGGCGGCCGCATCCAGGGCCCGGCGCGCGTCTTCCTCGGACGCGGAGGCCAGGGTTGCCAGGGTTTCGCCCGTGGCCGGGTTGGTGACGTCCAGGGTCTCATTACTTACGGAGTCAACCCACCGACCGTCTATTAGGAGGCCGGTCGGGACTTTGGCTAAAACTTCAGCGGTATTAACAGTCATGGCCCCACCCTACGCGTGTGGCCGATAGGGTGCCGGGATCGCGTTGAAAGCCGACGCCTAAAACTCCGCCCCGGATACCACCGCCGCTGAGTACCGCCAGAGCAATGGGGACCCGATGCTCGCAGCCCGGTCTCCGGCCGGGGAGCGGGCCGAGGGCCAAGGCTGCTGGGCCGAAATAAACTACTGCGCATGGCACCGGCCTGTGCTAAGGTATTCGGCATGAAGTCCCATGGCACCCTCGGCAACTGGTGGTGGCGCGCGTAGAAGCGAGCCCCCTTCTTAGCTGACCCCACGGTCAACTTCCACGAATCTTTAGCTGGCTCGCTGTAGGCGGGCCATTTTTCATGCGGTGGCCCCACCTTATAGCACAGCCCGTAACGCACCTCATCCGCGAAAGGCCACCATGACCCAACCGTCACCGCAAAGCGAGGAGTTCTTTACCGCCTCGCGTGACATTAGCTATCACTTTGATGCCGCAGCGATGTTCCACACGCTGGCCGAGGAGCGCGATTCCTTGCTGCTCGAGGCCGCGGATATCGAGTCGAAGAAGAACGTCAACTGCATCGCCGTCCTCAAGGCGGCGCTGAAGGTCACCTGCAACGACCAGGTGGTTCAAGCCCAGGCCCTAACCCCCACCGGTCAGCGCATGCTAGACCGCCTGGCGCGCCAGTTAGAGCCCTTCGCGACCGAGCTCACCCCGTCCACCGCCACCTTCGCCTTCACCCGCTCCGAGGCGCACGACGAACGCGAGCGCCTGCTGGCCACCTCCACCGCAGAGGTCCTGCGCAAGCTGCAATTAGACGGAGGCTACCGGACGGACATGTTGCCTTTTGTGGGCGGCGGCTTTGCCTTCGATTACCTCCAGACCTTTGAGGAACTCCCCGAGGTTGGGGAGGGGCCAAATGAGTATCCGGATTACGAGTTCGTGGTGGCCGAGACCCTGATGCACATCGACCACTTGGCGGCCACCTCACGGGTCCTGGGAGTGGGCATTGATAGGGACGCCCTCAACGAGGAGTTGGACCGTTTGGTCGAACGCGCCGCGGATGATTATGCGGAATTCCCGGACGCTCCACAGCTAGAGAGCATCAGGGCGGTCGCGGACGTGGATGATGAAACCTTCCGCGGTCACGTCACCCAGCTGCAGGGCCATATCCACGCCGGCGATATTTACCAGGTGGTCCCCGCGCGCACCTTCAGCATGGAGTGCCCGGATACGTTTGCCGCGTACCGCCAGCTGCGTGAGACCAACCCTTCGCCCTACATGTTCTACGTGCGCGGCGCAGACTACGAACTCTTTGGGGCTTCCCCGGAATCCAACCTGAAGTTCACCGCGCACAACCGTGAAGTCATGTTGTATCCCATCGCCGGCACGCGCCCGCGGGGCCTAAACCCTGACGGCACCATCAACCATGAGCTCGACATTCGCAACGAGCTCGAGATGCGCACCGATGATAAGGAGATCGCGGAGCATTCCATGCTCGTTGACCTTGCCCGCAACGATCTTGCGCGGGTGGCCGAACCGCGAACCCGCCGTGTCGCCGACTTGCTCCAAGTGGACCGTTACTCCCGCGTGATGCACCTAGTCTCCCGCGTCACCGCCACCCTCCACGCAGACTTTGACGCCCTAGACGCCTACCGCGCCTGCATGAACATGGGCACGCTGACCGGAGCGCCGAAGTTGCGAGCCATGGAACTCATCCGCGGCATCGAAACCACACGCCGCGGTTCCTACGGCGGCGCCGTGGGGTATCTCAAGGGTGACGGCTCGATGGACAACTGCATCGTCATCCGTTCCGCATTCGTGAAAAACGGCACGGCCGTGGTGCAGGCCGGCGCCGGTGTGGTCCGCGATTCGGTCCCGCAGTCCGAGGCCGATGAAACACTGCATAAGGCGTATGCCGTCCTGCACGCAATTGCCAAAGCCCACGGCGCACAACTGGAGGTAGTCCGTTGATTGACAACAACACCAAGGTTGTCCTCATCGATAACCACGATTCCTTTGTCTACAACCTGGTGGACGCACTGGCAGGCTATGACATCACGGTCTTCCGCAATACCGTCAGCTCCGATGAGGTCTTCGACGCGAACCCTGACGTCATCTGCCTGTCCCCGGGCCCCGGCCACCCGCACGAGGCCGGCTGCATGATGGACGTCATTGACCGCGCCCTGGGCAAGGTTCCGCTGCTGGGCATCTGCTTGGGCTTCCAGGCCTTGCTGGACCACCACGGCGGCAGGGTAGAGCCCTGCGGGCCCGTCCACGGAAAATCCGTCAACATGACGCTCACGCCAGAGGGCGCGCGCCACCCGGTATTCGAGGGCCTGACCGTGGACCGCGAGCCCGATCAAGCGGACTACGTGGGCACACAGGTGCCGGTGGCCCGCTATCACTCGCTTGGGTGCGTTCAGCCACCGGCCGGGCTCGTATCGCTAGCCACCACCGCCACCGACCTTGGTGAGGTGGTCATGGCCGCCGAGACCCAGGACGGCATGGCCTTTGGAATGCAGTTCCACCCAGAGTCCATCCTTACCCCCACCGGCCCCATCATGCTTGAGCGCTGTATTGAGGCGCTGGTCCAAGCCTCGGGGCGGCGGGAATGAACCCCGGTGTGCGCGCGAGTGCGCAGACGCGACAGACTTAACCAAACCCCAAAACTCATAGCCCCAAACGACAAGGAGATTAAACAATGACCAGCCAGAACTCCCTGAAGATCCTGCAGCGCTTCCTGGATACTAAAGAACCGACGCTCGAGCAGGCGATTGAGACCTTCACCCCGCTGACCGTGGGTGACTATGATGACGTCCACATCGCGGCGCTGTTGACCTGCATCCGCACGCGCGGCGAGACCTTCGCGGACGTGGCCGGCGCGGCGCAGGCCTTCCTCAAGGCCGGACGCCCCTTCCCGATCACCGGCGAGGGCCTCATGGATACCGCCGGCACCGGTGGCGATGGAGCCAATAACATCAACATCACCACCGCGGCCTCCCTGCTGGCCGCCTCCGATGGCGTGAAGATGGTCAAGTGCGGCAACCGCTCCGTCTCCTCCAAGTCCGGCTCCGCGGATGTACTCGAGGCACTGAACATTCCCCTTGACCTTGACCCGGAGCGCGCGGTTCGCCAGTTTGAGGCCTCCAACTTCACCTTCCTCTTCGCCCCGGCCTACAACCCTTCCGTGGCGCACGTGCAGCCGGTGCGCAAATCCCTGGGTGTGACCACCTTGTTCAATACCATTGGTCCAGTGCTCGCCCCAGCCCGCCCCGAACTCCAGATCATGGGCGTGGCCAATCCTGATCACGGCCCATTAATCGCGCGGACGTTTAAGGAGATCGGCCGCGGGCGCGCCCTGGTAGTGCACGGTTGCGGCACCGATGAGATCGCCGTACACGGACCAACGACCATCTGGGAGTTGCGCGACGGCGAGATTGAAAAGTACACCGTCACCCCGGACGAACTAGGACTGCCGGAGCACCCGCTCGATTCCCTCGAAGGCGGCGACGGGGCTACCAACGCGAAGCTCATCCGCGATGTCTTCGCGGGCAACGGCGCACAGGCCCACGTCGATGCGATCGCAGCGAACGCCGGCGGCATGTTCTACCTCGCCGGACGCTTCGACACGATAGGGGAGGGCGTGGCCCACGCCAAGGAGGTCATCGCCTCCGGACAGACGCACGAATGGCTGGCCAAGCACGAGGAGGCAAACTATGGCGAAGCCTAACTCCGGCGAAACCGGGAAAGCGCTCCCCACGGTGCTCGAGGGGATCGTCGCCAAGCGGCGGACCCACCTCGAGGGAATCCGTGAACGCATTGCCCACGTGGACCTCGACTCCCTGCCTCGCTCCGAGCGTTCCCTCTATGACTCCCTCAAGGGGGGCAACCGCTTCATCATGGAGTGCAAATCCGCATCGCCCTCGCTGGGCCTGATTCGCGAGCACTACGAGCCGGGCGCCATAGCGCGCATCTATTCGCGGTACGCGGCCGGCATCTCCGTGCTCTGCGAACCGGAGCGCTTCGGAGGGGACTATGACCACCTGCAAACCGTGGCAATGTCCACCCACCTGCCGGTGCTGTGCAAGGACTTCATCATCGATCCAATCCAGGTGTACGCCGCGCGATACTATGGCGCGGACGCCATCTTGCTCATGATGTCCATCGTGGACGATGAAACCTACGCGGAGCTCAAGGCCTTGGCCGACAAGCTCGGCCTGGACGTGCTTACCGAGGCCATCACGAAGGAGGAGGTGGACCGCGCCGTGGCGTTCGGCGTGGACATCATTGGGATCAACAACCGCAACCTCCACGATCTGAGCATCGATCTGGACCGCACCGAACAGCTCGGCCACTACATACCCGAGGGAAAGATCGTGGTGTCCGAGTCCGGCATCCGCGACAATCGCACGGTCCGCCGCTTGGGCTCTCATTCCGACGCCTTCCTCGTCGGCTCCCAACTCACCGGCGAGCCTGACATTGACCTCGCCGCCCGTCGGCTCGTCTATGGCGACAACAAGGTCTGTGGGCTTACCACTCCACGCGCCGCACAAGCCGCGCGGGCGGCGGGCGCAATTTACGGCGGGCTCATCTTCGAGGAGGCGTCCCCGCGCAACGTTTCACGTGAAACCGCGCGCGAGATCATCGCCGCCGAGCCGGACCTACAGTACGTTGCGGTGTCCCGCCGCACGGACAAATTCGATGAGCTAGTCCTCGACGGCGTTCGCGCAATCCAGCTCCACGCGCCATACCAGGGCAGCCTCGAGGCGGAGAGGGCCCTCATCGCCCGGGCCCGCGCCACCGGCCTTGACGTGTGGCGCGCCGTATCCATGACGGGGGAGGGCGGCCCCGAGCACGCCCAGGGCATCGCAGAAGAAGTAGACCTTCTTGTCCTCGACGCGCGCGAGGGCGGCAGCGGCACCAGCTTCGATTGGTCAACGATCCCCGCCGAACTCAAGGAGCGCTCCCTCCTTGCCGGCGGCATCGGCCTCGACAACATCGACCAGGCGCTCGCGGTGGGCACCGCGGGCCTCGATCTCAACTCCGGCATGGAAACGACCAAGGGGGTTAAGGACACCGGAAAGATTGCCCGAGCCTTCGCTACAATTCGCGCATACACCGATTAAAGGAAAGATATGACTGATTCACGTGAAACATTGCTCCCGGCATACTTCGGGGAGTTTGGCGGGCAGTTTGTCCCCGAATCCCTGATCCCCGCCCTCGATCAACTGGAGAAGGCATTCGTCGACTCCCAGAGCGATCCGGAGTTCAAAAAGGAACTTTCGGATCTGCTCAAGGACTACCTCGGCCGCCCAACCCCGCTGACCGAAACCACAAAGCTCGGCGGCAAGGCCCGCATCTTCCTTAAACGCGAGGACCTGGTCCACGGCGGCGCCCACAAGACCAATCAGGTCTTGGGCCAAGCGCTGCTTGCCAAGCGTATGGGCAAGACCCGCATCATCGCCGAAACCGGCGCCGGCCAGCACGGCACCGCCACCGCGCTCGCCTGTGCTTTGCTCGATTTGGAATGCGTTATCTACATGGGAGCCAAGGACGTGGCCCGCCAGCAGCCAAACGTCTTCCGCATGGAACTCATGGGCGCCAAGGTGGTCTCCGTCGACTCGGGCTCCGGCACCCTCAAGGACGCTGTTAATGCCGCGCTGCGCGACTGGACCGCAACGTTCCACGAGTCCCACTACCTCTTGGGCACCGCGGCCGGCCCACACCCCTTCCCAACCATCGTGAAGGAATTCCACCGCATCATCTCCACCGAGGCCAAGGCCCAGATGCTAGAGCGCACCGGCGGGCTTCCCGACCTTGTTGTGGCATGTGTGGGTGGCGGCTCCAATGCAATTGGAATGTTCGCGGACTTCATCGACGAGGACGGCGTGGAACTCGTTGGCGCCGAACCGGGCGGCCTGGGCCTCGATTCCGGCCACCATGGCGCAACCATCAATAACGGCACCGTCGGCATCCTTCACGGTGCGCGTTCCTACCTCATGCGCAACGGGGACGGCCAGGTTGAGGAGTCATATTCCATCTCCGCCGGACTCGACTACCCGGGCGTGGGCCCGGAACACGCCTACCTCCACAAGACCGGCCGCGCCAAGTACGTAGGTATCACCGACGCTGAGGCCCTCGAGGCCTTCCAGCTCCTCTCGCGCGAAGAGGGCATCATCCCGGCGCTCGAGTCCTCCCACGCCCTGGCCTACGCGCTCAAGCGGAAGGATGAGGACATCACCATCCTCGTCTCGCTCTCCGGCCGTGGCGACAAGGACATCCCTCACGTTCGCCAGACCCTCGAAGAACATCCAGAACTAATCCTGAAGGACAATTAATGACTCGCTACGAAGAACTATTCGGGCGCCTCAGCGAACGCGGCGAGGGCGCCTTTGTCC
Encoded here:
- a CDS encoding NAD-dependent succinate-semialdehyde dehydrogenase; protein product: MTVNTAEVLAKVPTGLLIDGRWVDSVSNETLDVTNPATGETLATLASASEEDARRALDAAAGVQAKWAKTPARERAEILRRAFELVTERREEFAALMTLEMGKPLSEARGEVDYGAEYLRWFSEETARQYGNAFRSPDGTTNIITRRKPVGPCLLITPWNFPLAMATRKVAPAVAAGCTMVLKSAKLTPLTAQYFAQTMMDAGLPAGVLNVVTGKSASAISGPVMSDSRLRKISFTGSTSVGKTLLKQAADNVLRTSMELGGNAPFLVFEDADLDQAVDGLMAAKMRNMGEACTAANRVLVHEDVAEEFIEKAAAKLKEFTVGNGMDESVTCGPLIEESAVENLVALVADAKDKGAEVVVGGNRLEGDGFFFEPTLITGVTPEMRVVKEEIFGPVIAIQTFSTEDEALSMANDTEYGLGSYAFTEDSDRLWRVADGLEFGLFGANVGAFSNAAAPFGGVKHSGMGREGGAEGLDEYTEVQYMCVRNPY
- a CDS encoding anthranilate synthase component 1, with the protein product MTQPSPQSEEFFTASRDISYHFDAAAMFHTLAEERDSLLLEAADIESKKNVNCIAVLKAALKVTCNDQVVQAQALTPTGQRMLDRLARQLEPFATELTPSTATFAFTRSEAHDERERLLATSTAEVLRKLQLDGGYRTDMLPFVGGGFAFDYLQTFEELPEVGEGPNEYPDYEFVVAETLMHIDHLAATSRVLGVGIDRDALNEELDRLVERAADDYAEFPDAPQLESIRAVADVDDETFRGHVTQLQGHIHAGDIYQVVPARTFSMECPDTFAAYRQLRETNPSPYMFYVRGADYELFGASPESNLKFTAHNREVMLYPIAGTRPRGLNPDGTINHELDIRNELEMRTDDKEIAEHSMLVDLARNDLARVAEPRTRRVADLLQVDRYSRVMHLVSRVTATLHADFDALDAYRACMNMGTLTGAPKLRAMELIRGIETTRRGSYGGAVGYLKGDGSMDNCIVIRSAFVKNGTAVVQAGAGVVRDSVPQSEADETLHKAYAVLHAIAKAHGAQLEVVR
- a CDS encoding anthranilate synthase component II, with the protein product MIDNNTKVVLIDNHDSFVYNLVDALAGYDITVFRNTVSSDEVFDANPDVICLSPGPGHPHEAGCMMDVIDRALGKVPLLGICLGFQALLDHHGGRVEPCGPVHGKSVNMTLTPEGARHPVFEGLTVDREPDQADYVGTQVPVARYHSLGCVQPPAGLVSLATTATDLGEVVMAAETQDGMAFGMQFHPESILTPTGPIMLERCIEALVQASGRRE
- the trpD gene encoding anthranilate phosphoribosyltransferase, translated to MTSQNSLKILQRFLDTKEPTLEQAIETFTPLTVGDYDDVHIAALLTCIRTRGETFADVAGAAQAFLKAGRPFPITGEGLMDTAGTGGDGANNINITTAASLLAASDGVKMVKCGNRSVSSKSGSADVLEALNIPLDLDPERAVRQFEASNFTFLFAPAYNPSVAHVQPVRKSLGVTTLFNTIGPVLAPARPELQIMGVANPDHGPLIARTFKEIGRGRALVVHGCGTDEIAVHGPTTIWELRDGEIEKYTVTPDELGLPEHPLDSLEGGDGATNAKLIRDVFAGNGAQAHVDAIAANAGGMFYLAGRFDTIGEGVAHAKEVIASGQTHEWLAKHEEANYGEA
- the trpCF gene encoding bifunctional indole-3-glycerol-phosphate synthase TrpC/phosphoribosylanthranilate isomerase TrpF encodes the protein MAKPNSGETGKALPTVLEGIVAKRRTHLEGIRERIAHVDLDSLPRSERSLYDSLKGGNRFIMECKSASPSLGLIREHYEPGAIARIYSRYAAGISVLCEPERFGGDYDHLQTVAMSTHLPVLCKDFIIDPIQVYAARYYGADAILLMMSIVDDETYAELKALADKLGLDVLTEAITKEEVDRAVAFGVDIIGINNRNLHDLSIDLDRTEQLGHYIPEGKIVVSESGIRDNRTVRRLGSHSDAFLVGSQLTGEPDIDLAARRLVYGDNKVCGLTTPRAAQAARAAGAIYGGLIFEEASPRNVSRETAREIIAAEPDLQYVAVSRRTDKFDELVLDGVRAIQLHAPYQGSLEAERALIARARATGLDVWRAVSMTGEGGPEHAQGIAEEVDLLVLDAREGGSGTSFDWSTIPAELKERSLLAGGIGLDNIDQALAVGTAGLDLNSGMETTKGVKDTGKIARAFATIRAYTD
- the trpB gene encoding tryptophan synthase subunit beta, translating into MTDSRETLLPAYFGEFGGQFVPESLIPALDQLEKAFVDSQSDPEFKKELSDLLKDYLGRPTPLTETTKLGGKARIFLKREDLVHGGAHKTNQVLGQALLAKRMGKTRIIAETGAGQHGTATALACALLDLECVIYMGAKDVARQQPNVFRMELMGAKVVSVDSGSGTLKDAVNAALRDWTATFHESHYLLGTAAGPHPFPTIVKEFHRIISTEAKAQMLERTGGLPDLVVACVGGGSNAIGMFADFIDEDGVELVGAEPGGLGLDSGHHGATINNGTVGILHGARSYLMRNGDGQVEESYSISAGLDYPGVGPEHAYLHKTGRAKYVGITDAEALEAFQLLSREEGIIPALESSHALAYALKRKDEDITILVSLSGRGDKDIPHVRQTLEEHPELILKDN